A region from the Parasphingopyxis sp. CP4 genome encodes:
- a CDS encoding UbiH/UbiF/VisC/COQ6 family ubiquinone biosynthesis hydroxylase, producing MAMNGENRTDIIILGGGLVGQTLALALDTHGVSSAVIDRMPSEALLDSSYDGRVSAVASASKNMLDAIGLGEALDGKGCAIGSIRASDGLAPGRLDFEPGEGEGPLGTMFENRLLRATLFEVSQKAEYIDLHMAKSAADVVRDASGVTVTLDDGTVLKGGLLIGAEGRGSPTRDAAGIKIARWSYRHHAIVATINHERPHGAIAYEIFYPAGPFALLPMLDDANGPRSALVWTVDEKDGPAMLGLSERAFLAEAQKRMGGFLGDLALAGPRGSYPLGFHHAAHITGERLALVGDSAHGIHPIAGQGLNLGFRDVAALTEVLVEGVRLGMDPGDAQLMKRYETWRSLDTLMVAMATDGLTRLFGIPGKTASKIRRIGMTAVDRIPPLKRRFVDEARGSSGKLPLLLRGVTV from the coding sequence ATGGCGATGAACGGCGAAAATCGGACAGATATCATCATTCTGGGCGGCGGACTGGTCGGCCAGACTCTGGCGCTCGCATTGGACACCCATGGGGTGTCCAGCGCGGTTATCGATCGGATGCCAAGCGAAGCTCTGCTCGACAGCAGCTATGATGGGCGCGTTTCCGCTGTGGCGAGCGCCAGCAAGAATATGCTCGATGCGATCGGCCTCGGTGAAGCGCTGGACGGCAAGGGCTGTGCAATCGGATCGATCCGGGCGAGTGACGGACTGGCGCCCGGGCGGCTCGATTTCGAACCGGGCGAGGGCGAAGGCCCGCTCGGCACGATGTTTGAAAATCGGTTGTTGCGCGCGACTTTGTTCGAAGTCTCGCAGAAGGCCGAGTATATCGATCTCCATATGGCGAAGAGCGCAGCCGATGTTGTCCGCGACGCGAGCGGCGTCACCGTTACGCTGGACGATGGCACGGTGCTCAAGGGCGGACTGTTGATTGGTGCCGAAGGCCGGGGCTCGCCGACCCGCGATGCGGCGGGCATCAAGATTGCGCGCTGGAGCTATCGCCATCACGCGATCGTCGCGACGATCAATCATGAACGCCCCCATGGCGCGATTGCCTATGAGATTTTCTATCCGGCCGGGCCCTTTGCCCTGCTGCCGATGCTGGACGATGCGAATGGCCCGCGCTCGGCCCTGGTCTGGACAGTCGACGAAAAAGATGGCCCGGCGATGCTCGGGCTGTCTGAGCGCGCCTTTCTTGCCGAAGCCCAAAAGCGGATGGGCGGGTTCCTGGGCGATCTGGCGCTGGCCGGACCGCGGGGCAGCTATCCGCTTGGATTCCATCATGCGGCGCACATCACCGGCGAACGGCTGGCGCTGGTCGGCGACAGCGCGCACGGCATTCACCCGATTGCCGGCCAGGGCCTCAATCTCGGCTTTCGCGATGTTGCAGCGCTCACCGAAGTGCTGGTTGAAGGCGTCCGGCTCGGCATGGATCCCGGCGATGCGCAGCTTATGAAACGCTATGAGACCTGGCGCAGTCTCGATACGCTGATGGTCGCGATGGCGACAGACGGCCTGACGCGTTTGTTTGGTATTCCCGGCAAAACCGCTTCGAAGATCCGGCGCATTGGCATGACCGCCGTCGATCGCATCCCGCCCCTAAAACGCCGCTTTGTCGACGAAGCGCGCGGCAGCAGCGGAAAACTCCCCCTGCTCCTCCGAGGCGTCACGGTTTAG
- a CDS encoding UrcA family protein: MKNISALLIPATLMIGAAMAQPGVAQAAPAGNATVAVNHADLNLANEADRNTLQRRLIAAVREVCGTGYSFDLRSRIDARDCQEETLQSIAIPMPGVFAAAE; encoded by the coding sequence ATGAAGAATATTAGCGCACTTTTGATTCCCGCCACCCTGATGATCGGCGCAGCGATGGCCCAGCCGGGCGTCGCCCAGGCCGCACCGGCCGGCAATGCCACGGTCGCCGTGAACCATGCCGATCTCAACCTTGCCAATGAAGCGGATCGCAACACGCTTCAGCGCCGCCTTATCGCAGCTGTCCGCGAAGTCTGCGGTACCGGCTACAGCTTTGACCTGCGCAGCCGCATCGACGCCCGCGACTGCCAGGAAGAAACGCTGCAGAGCATCGCCATTCCAATGCCCGGCGTCTTCGCAGCCGCCGAATAA
- a CDS encoding thiamine phosphate synthase translates to MRRRHPLAPALPKLWLMTDERQGDQLWPALDALPRGSGVIVRHYSLSPSERRVLVARIRKIADGRGLVLVTAGSAKLARSSHADGFHARSGERGPPGLIRTMAAHNLAELRLAERVGADLVFFSPVFATESHPGAPSLGRVRFGELVRQSRIPVIALGGMTNSRAQSLAGFNIYGWAAIGALTPDRN, encoded by the coding sequence GTGCGACGCCGCCACCCTCTCGCGCCTGCGCTTCCCAAGCTCTGGCTGATGACCGATGAACGCCAAGGCGATCAGCTTTGGCCGGCGCTCGACGCATTGCCGCGCGGCAGCGGGGTGATTGTCCGGCACTACAGCCTCTCTCCATCTGAGCGCCGGGTGCTGGTTGCACGGATTCGAAAGATTGCCGACGGGCGGGGTTTGGTTCTTGTGACAGCCGGATCCGCCAAACTGGCGCGATCCAGTCACGCCGATGGTTTTCATGCACGCTCTGGCGAACGCGGACCGCCGGGCCTCATTCGCACCATGGCGGCCCATAATCTCGCCGAGCTGCGCCTCGCCGAACGGGTTGGCGCAGATCTGGTGTTTTTTTCTCCGGTATTCGCCACAGAATCGCATCCCGGCGCCCCATCGCTCGGCCGTGTGCGATTTGGAGAGCTGGTCCGGCAATCGCGAATTCCCGTGATCGCGCTGGGCGGCATGACGAACAGCCGCGCGCAATCGCTGGCCGGTTTCAATATCTATGGATGGGCGGCAATCGGGGCGCTGACGCCAGATCGCAATTAG
- a CDS encoding LysR family transcriptional regulator, which yields MMDWNDLRYFIAVAETGSTLSGGKKLHVSQTTAARRIAALEDALDLTLFDRSRTGYTLTPVGEALLESARAVGSAADEFAKAADSQVRDISGSVKLTTLDIYAETLLPPMLKRMRTDYPGIRIEIETTQEPRDLASGDADIALRNSNGPTGGGLVGRRIADDGWTIYCSRSYARENGIPKSEADLVNHAFIGGGGENFWRTYRQWLRDNGLEDRVAVHHATATGILSAVRAGGGLAVMPSFFADHDPELVQCLPPRGEDENGLWLLTHERLRHVPRIRAVLDYLAKELKTLALQPPQ from the coding sequence ATGATGGACTGGAACGATCTTCGTTACTTTATCGCCGTCGCGGAAACCGGCAGCACATTAAGCGGCGGCAAGAAGCTGCATGTCAGCCAAACCACCGCGGCGCGGCGCATTGCGGCGCTCGAAGACGCGCTCGATCTCACTCTCTTTGACCGCAGCCGGACCGGTTACACGCTCACCCCGGTGGGTGAGGCGCTGCTCGAATCGGCGCGCGCGGTTGGCAGTGCTGCGGACGAATTCGCCAAGGCGGCGGATTCGCAGGTCCGCGATATCAGCGGATCGGTGAAGCTCACCACGCTCGATATCTATGCCGAAACCCTGTTGCCGCCGATGCTGAAGCGGATGCGGACCGACTATCCGGGAATCCGGATCGAGATTGAAACGACCCAGGAGCCGCGCGACCTGGCGAGCGGCGATGCGGATATCGCGCTGCGCAACAGCAATGGGCCGACAGGGGGCGGACTGGTCGGGCGGCGTATCGCCGATGATGGCTGGACGATTTACTGCAGCCGCTCCTATGCGCGTGAAAATGGCATCCCCAAGTCCGAAGCCGATCTGGTCAACCACGCCTTTATCGGCGGGGGTGGCGAGAATTTCTGGCGCACCTATCGCCAGTGGCTGCGCGACAATGGCCTGGAAGATCGGGTTGCCGTGCATCATGCGACCGCCACCGGGATACTGTCCGCCGTGCGGGCCGGGGGCGGACTTGCCGTGATGCCGAGCTTCTTCGCTGATCATGATCCCGAGCTCGTTCAATGCCTGCCGCCGCGCGGAGAGGATGAAAACGGCTTGTGGCTGCTGACCCATGAGCGCCTCCGCCATGTGCCGCGTATCCGGGCCGTGCTCGATTATCTTGCCAAGGAACTGAAGACGCTCGCCCTGCAGCCGCCGCAATAG
- a CDS encoding YggS family pyridoxal phosphate-dependent enzyme, producing the protein MATGDNPSTPADRLDDVRTVMERAAKKAGRSLSDVTLIAISKTHGAEAIQPVIAAGQRVFGENRVQEAQEKWPALKAETPDIELHLVGQLQSNKADDAVALFDAIHSVDRPSLVKALAKAFAKTDRRPALYVQVNIGAEEQKGGCAIEVLPTLLASARDKGLEITGLMCIPPNGLEPAPYFALLAKLAAENGVQKLSMGMSSDYETAIMCGATHVRVGTALFGARG; encoded by the coding sequence ATGGCAACAGGCGATAACCCATCCACTCCGGCAGACCGGCTCGATGATGTCCGGACGGTGATGGAGCGCGCCGCCAAAAAAGCAGGCCGCTCGCTATCCGATGTCACGCTGATCGCAATCTCGAAAACCCATGGCGCGGAGGCAATCCAGCCGGTGATCGCTGCCGGCCAACGCGTGTTTGGCGAGAATCGCGTGCAGGAGGCGCAGGAGAAATGGCCGGCGCTCAAAGCCGAAACCCCGGATATCGAGCTTCATCTGGTTGGCCAGCTACAATCGAACAAGGCGGATGATGCGGTTGCGCTATTCGATGCGATTCACAGTGTTGATCGCCCATCGCTCGTCAAAGCACTCGCCAAGGCCTTCGCCAAGACGGATCGCCGACCGGCGCTCTATGTTCAGGTGAATATCGGCGCGGAAGAGCAAAAGGGCGGCTGTGCGATCGAGGTTCTGCCGACGCTTCTCGCCAGCGCGCGCGACAAGGGCCTCGAAATTACCGGACTGATGTGCATCCCGCCCAATGGGCTGGAGCCTGCACCTTATTTTGCGCTGCTCGCCAAATTGGCGGCGGAGAATGGCGTGCAAAAACTCAGCATGGGCATGTCGTCTGACTATGAGACCGCCATCATGTGCGGCGCGACGCATGTGCGGGTGGGAACCGCGTTGTTCGGCGCACGGGGCTAG
- a CDS encoding phytanoyl-CoA dioxygenase — protein sequence MFDARAAARPGLRIEIGSKLKTLLGVGSEIGSIADRCLGEKARPVRAVIFNKTPGTNWALGWHQDRTIAVAERHDQPGFGPWTVKNGTPHVEPPFTVMESMMTLRVHIDAVDDENAPLVIALGSHKTGRIAVSQIDDVVGRCALHSCHAEPGSIWAYSTPILHRSDLASGDRQRRVLQIDYSTVELPEPLRWAAD from the coding sequence ATGTTCGACGCACGCGCCGCCGCGCGGCCCGGTTTGCGAATTGAGATTGGTTCAAAACTCAAAACTCTGCTGGGCGTCGGCAGTGAGATTGGCAGCATTGCTGACCGCTGCCTTGGCGAAAAGGCACGGCCAGTGCGCGCCGTGATCTTCAACAAGACCCCCGGGACAAACTGGGCCTTGGGATGGCACCAGGACAGGACAATTGCGGTGGCAGAACGCCATGATCAACCAGGGTTTGGCCCATGGACCGTGAAAAACGGCACTCCCCATGTCGAACCACCATTTACGGTGATGGAATCAATGATGACCCTGCGCGTTCATATCGATGCCGTCGATGATGAGAATGCACCTTTGGTTATCGCCTTGGGGTCGCACAAAACGGGTCGCATAGCCGTATCACAGATTGATGACGTCGTTGGCCGCTGTGCCCTGCACTCTTGCCATGCCGAACCGGGTAGTATTTGGGCCTACTCCACGCCGATCCTTCACCGCTCTGACCTGGCGTCCGGAGACCGGCAACGGCGTGTACTGCAGATCGATTATTCGACGGTCGAGCTACCAGAACCGCTCCGATGGGCGGCCGATTGA
- a CDS encoding exodeoxyribonuclease III, whose amino-acid sequence MASTVKIATWNINSVRFRIGIVERYLTEEAPDILCLQETKTVDETFPVEALKALGYEHQALNGQKMHHGVAIVSKIPFDADDRLDWQDNGEARHVGVRLDCGFHLDNVYVPAGGDIPDREENPKFGQKLDFLGRMTKWSKKLDRPTLLVGDFNVAPLESDVWNHKQLLKVVSHTPIEVETLDKLQKAHDWVDLGRRFIPAPERYYSWWSYRAKDWAASDRGRRLDHMWASPELAEQAVAHSIHEPSRSWHKPSDHVPLVTEFSV is encoded by the coding sequence ATGGCTTCAACCGTGAAAATCGCGACCTGGAATATCAATTCCGTCCGTTTCCGCATCGGTATCGTCGAGCGCTATCTTACCGAAGAAGCGCCGGATATCTTGTGCCTGCAGGAAACCAAGACGGTCGACGAGACCTTCCCGGTCGAAGCGCTCAAAGCACTTGGCTACGAGCATCAGGCGCTGAACGGCCAAAAAATGCATCACGGCGTGGCGATCGTCAGCAAGATACCCTTTGATGCAGATGACCGGCTCGACTGGCAGGATAATGGGGAAGCGCGCCATGTCGGCGTGCGGCTCGATTGCGGTTTCCATCTCGACAATGTCTATGTTCCGGCCGGTGGCGACATCCCGGATCGCGAAGAGAATCCCAAGTTCGGCCAGAAGCTTGATTTTCTCGGGCGGATGACGAAATGGTCGAAAAAGCTCGATCGGCCGACGCTTCTGGTGGGCGATTTCAATGTCGCGCCGCTCGAATCCGATGTCTGGAACCACAAACAGCTGCTCAAGGTTGTCAGCCACACGCCGATCGAAGTGGAAACGCTCGATAAGCTGCAAAAAGCGCATGACTGGGTTGATCTCGGCCGCCGCTTCATTCCGGCTCCCGAGCGCTATTATAGCTGGTGGAGTTATCGCGCGAAGGATTGGGCGGCTTCGGATCGCGGCCGGCGCCTCGATCATATGTGGGCGAGCCCCGAACTCGCAGAGCAAGCGGTGGCGCATAGCATCCATGAGCCGAGCCGCAGCTGGCACAAGCCATCCGATCATGTTCCACTGGTGACCGAATTTAGTGTCTGA
- a CDS encoding DNA translocase FtsK 4TM domain-containing protein, producing MAQGGLAAQLPAWRDAMRRAASRSTALLASLGLLTVTVLTALSLVSYRPSDPALNTAAAGPAQNWLGSVGAYTSETLLTVFGPLVALLLPLVVLVALRLWRDAPLGRWARSALLIAVAIMLVGSAMTLLSGASVRGLPLGWGGVLGYGGGAAVGGLLGLIGSPDVARYLGWALAALLGGGGVYLWYRGLGFNEDERAFLFRRREKPAPVRITDPKEEAKKTPQPRKKVAPPEPEARAPVITDPKAKRKAPDKKPRQRTLNLNYELPSLELLNPPSDEGGQALDKAALERNARLLESVLDDFHVKGQIVEVRPGPVVTMYELEPASGIKASRVIQLADDIARNMSAISARVAVIPGRSVIGIELPNQHREMVVLSEMVASTAFEDHTAKLPIILGKNIAGDPVIADLAPMPHLLVAGTTGSGKSVGLNCMILSLLYRLTPEECKLIMIDPKMLELSIYDDIPHLLSPVVTEPAKAVRALKWAVEQMEERYRMLASLSVRSLQGFNDKVRAAKAKGKPLGRRVQTGYDADTGQPVYEEEELEYEPLPQIVVVVDELADLMMTAGKEVEFLIQRLAQKARAAGIHLIMATQRPSVDVITGVIKANLPTRISFSVTSKIDSRTILGEQGAEQLLGKGDMLYMPGGKQIARVHCPFVSDEEVRRVADHWREQGQPEYIQAVTEEPEDGGYTFDGQPTGEDSAEDQLYRKACQIVAESQKASTSYIQRQLRVGYNNAARLIERMEAEGKVSAANHVGRREVLIDQEGNPL from the coding sequence ATGGCACAGGGTGGATTGGCGGCACAGCTGCCGGCCTGGCGAGACGCAATGCGGCGCGCAGCCTCGCGCTCGACCGCATTACTGGCATCGCTCGGCCTGTTGACGGTCACCGTGCTGACCGCGCTCTCGCTTGTCAGCTATCGGCCCAGCGATCCGGCGCTGAATACGGCAGCAGCCGGCCCCGCACAGAACTGGCTTGGTAGCGTTGGTGCCTATACCTCCGAAACCCTGCTGACGGTGTTTGGACCGCTGGTCGCGCTGCTGCTTCCGCTGGTTGTCCTTGTCGCCTTGCGCCTGTGGCGCGATGCACCGCTTGGCCGCTGGGCGCGATCGGCATTGCTGATAGCCGTGGCGATCATGCTGGTTGGCTCGGCCATGACTTTACTCAGCGGCGCCAGTGTGCGCGGGCTTCCGCTCGGCTGGGGCGGCGTGCTCGGCTATGGCGGCGGTGCAGCAGTTGGCGGTTTGCTCGGCCTGATCGGCAGCCCCGATGTCGCACGCTATCTCGGCTGGGCGCTGGCCGCCTTGCTTGGCGGTGGCGGCGTGTATCTCTGGTATCGCGGCCTCGGTTTTAACGAGGATGAGCGCGCCTTCCTGTTCCGTCGGCGCGAAAAACCGGCACCCGTACGGATTACAGATCCCAAGGAAGAGGCGAAGAAAACGCCGCAGCCGCGCAAGAAAGTCGCGCCGCCCGAACCCGAAGCACGCGCGCCGGTCATCACCGATCCCAAGGCCAAGCGCAAAGCTCCCGACAAGAAACCGCGCCAGCGCACGCTCAACCTCAATTATGAGCTGCCCTCGCTCGAACTGCTCAACCCGCCTTCCGATGAAGGCGGCCAGGCGCTCGACAAGGCGGCGCTCGAACGCAATGCGCGCCTGCTTGAATCCGTGCTCGATGATTTTCATGTCAAAGGACAGATTGTCGAAGTCCGGCCGGGCCCGGTCGTCACCATGTATGAGCTCGAACCCGCGAGCGGCATCAAGGCAAGCCGGGTGATCCAGCTGGCCGACGATATCGCCCGCAACATGTCGGCCATCTCCGCGCGTGTCGCGGTGATCCCGGGACGCAGCGTGATCGGCATTGAACTGCCCAACCAGCATCGCGAGATGGTGGTGCTCTCCGAAATGGTCGCGAGCACCGCCTTTGAAGATCATACGGCCAAGCTGCCGATCATCCTCGGCAAGAATATCGCCGGCGATCCCGTGATCGCGGATTTGGCACCGATGCCGCATCTGCTCGTCGCCGGGACCACCGGTTCGGGTAAGTCGGTCGGGCTGAACTGTATGATCCTGTCGCTGCTGTACCGCCTGACCCCGGAAGAATGTAAGCTGATCATGATCGATCCCAAGATGCTCGAGCTGAGCATCTATGACGATATCCCGCATCTCCTATCGCCCGTCGTCACCGAACCCGCCAAGGCAGTCCGGGCGCTGAAATGGGCGGTCGAGCAGATGGAAGAACGCTATCGGATGCTCGCCTCGCTATCGGTGCGCTCATTGCAGGGCTTCAACGACAAGGTCCGCGCGGCCAAGGCCAAGGGCAAACCGCTCGGCCGACGCGTGCAGACCGGCTATGATGCGGACACCGGCCAGCCGGTCTATGAGGAAGAGGAGCTTGAATATGAGCCCCTCCCCCAGATCGTCGTCGTGGTCGACGAGCTTGCCGATCTGATGATGACGGCGGGCAAGGAAGTCGAATTCCTGATCCAGCGATTGGCCCAGAAAGCCCGTGCAGCCGGCATTCACCTGATCATGGCGACGCAGCGCCCCTCGGTCGATGTGATTACCGGCGTGATCAAGGCGAACCTGCCAACCCGCATTTCGTTCAGCGTGACCTCCAAGATCGATTCCCGCACCATCCTCGGCGAGCAGGGTGCCGAACAGCTGCTCGGCAAGGGCGACATGCTCTATATGCCCGGTGGCAAGCAGATTGCCCGCGTCCATTGTCCGTTCGTATCGGATGAAGAGGTGCGCCGGGTCGCCGATCATTGGCGCGAACAGGGCCAGCCGGAATATATCCAGGCGGTTACCGAAGAGCCCGAAGATGGCGGCTATACATTCGATGGCCAGCCCACGGGTGAAGATTCGGCTGAAGACCAGCTCTATCGCAAGGCCTGTCAGATCGTTGCGGAAAGCCAGAAGGCCTCAACCAGCTATATCCAGCGCCAGCTGCGCGTCGGCTATAATAACGCCGCACGGCTGATCGAGCGGATGGAAGCCGAAGGCAAGGTCAGCGCCGCCAACCATGTCGGCCGCCGCGAAGTGTTGATCGATCAGGAAGGCAATCCGCTCTAG
- a CDS encoding outer membrane lipoprotein carrier protein LolA — protein MIRIIALALAALPIAIGTGAVLAPSPVAAQQDTLAQVQRHLRSVDTMRADFIETNRAGQSVRGEMFLKRPGRIRFSYEEGVNILVVSDGRALTFVDYDVRQVQRWPIGDSPLSVLLNPDRDLAEFARVIPSARNSEVRIEARDPEHPEYGTIRIIFLRSPGSPGGLMLQGWTVLDSQNNLTTINLANQRFGMEIANRTFRYRDPRPRNRRR, from the coding sequence ATGATCCGGATTATCGCCCTTGCCCTTGCTGCCCTGCCGATTGCGATCGGAACCGGTGCGGTTCTCGCGCCGAGCCCCGTCGCCGCGCAGCAGGATACACTCGCCCAGGTCCAGCGGCATCTGCGCAGCGTCGACACGATGCGCGCCGATTTCATCGAAACCAACCGCGCAGGCCAGTCGGTGCGCGGCGAAATGTTTCTGAAGCGTCCGGGCCGGATCCGCTTTTCCTACGAAGAAGGCGTCAACATCCTGGTCGTGTCGGACGGGCGCGCGCTGACCTTTGTCGATTATGATGTCCGCCAGGTGCAACGCTGGCCGATCGGCGATTCCCCGCTTTCCGTATTGCTCAACCCCGATCGCGATCTCGCCGAATTTGCGCGCGTCATCCCGTCGGCGCGCAATAGCGAGGTACGGATCGAGGCACGCGATCCGGAGCATCCCGAATATGGGACGATCCGGATCATCTTCTTGCGCAGCCCGGGATCGCCCGGCGGATTGATGTTGCAGGGTTGGACGGTGCTCGATTCGCAGAATAATCTGACGACGATCAACCTCGCCAATCAGCGTTTCGGCATGGAAATCGCCAACCGGACCTTCCGATATCGCGATCCGCGCCCGCGCAACCGTCGTCGCTAA
- a CDS encoding porin, translating into MFGRVSLAAVAGSALFIAGLTAMPDAAESQARSLSLNAPGAMGTFTPASGDPSMARALRRAGISSRGMRFTPSASRQGDRPVTVAVRARASTTEQAERNAEIAMANTSSTGVTAITPSAYNLGVSVGWRRFAISGDVARVDNAIIPGRSRESADVGLSYSGRRWSTRVQVSADRPAPQSAPSLIDNEERVAVDVGGSYSIARNIAITGGVRYQRQHRLAQEDVDRQDSQAVYVGTAFRF; encoded by the coding sequence ATGTTTGGGCGAGTATCATTGGCTGCAGTGGCGGGTTCCGCCCTGTTTATCGCGGGTTTGACCGCGATGCCCGATGCTGCCGAATCGCAGGCTCGGTCGCTTTCTCTCAACGCTCCTGGAGCCATGGGCACCTTCACACCGGCATCTGGCGACCCGTCAATGGCGCGCGCTTTGCGCCGTGCGGGCATCTCGAGTCGCGGAATGCGGTTCACGCCGTCTGCCTCGCGTCAGGGCGATCGTCCGGTCACCGTGGCCGTTCGGGCGCGCGCTTCGACGACGGAACAGGCGGAACGCAATGCCGAAATCGCGATGGCCAACACCTCGTCGACCGGCGTAACGGCGATCACGCCTTCGGCCTATAATCTGGGCGTTTCGGTCGGCTGGCGGCGGTTTGCCATTTCCGGCGATGTCGCCCGTGTTGATAATGCCATCATTCCGGGTCGCTCACGCGAATCGGCAGATGTTGGTTTGAGCTATTCCGGCCGTCGCTGGAGCACACGGGTCCAGGTATCGGCTGATCGGCCCGCGCCGCAATCGGCTCCGAGCCTGATCGACAATGAAGAACGCGTCGCAGTTGATGTCGGCGGTTCGTACAGCATCGCCCGCAACATCGCGATCACCGGTGGTGTTCGCTATCAGCGCCAGCATCGCCTGGCCCAGGAAGATGTTGATCGGCAGGATAGCCAGGCCGTCTATGTCGGGACAGCGTTCCGCTTCTAA
- the ribA gene encoding GTP cyclohydrolase II → MSDASSPSGDSRKVARAIDALRRGWPISCGSGDQAIRILAVETADEAGLAAFDGDAPADILIGAGRAETLKLANQREAATPGAPVRVQREDWHDLGAAIAIADPAFDLSTPLKGPFRALPIDDVETATAALKLARLANLLPAVFVTPGGADDAIALADIDSYDDPNDLVIAARARLPVAAAEQAEIIAFRHRADAAEHVALIIGEPNGSAPLVRIHSECLTGDVLTSLKCDCGPQLTGAMAEMAEQGWGILLYLRQEGRGIGLVNKLRAYALQDQGFDTVDANTRLGFAVDERDFGIAARMLALLGQDRVRLMTNNPDKSAGLSAAGITVEEQVAHRHGENPHNEKYLATKRDRTGHQL, encoded by the coding sequence GTGTCTGACGCATCCTCCCCATCCGGCGATAGCCGCAAGGTCGCGCGCGCGATCGATGCGCTGCGGCGCGGTTGGCCGATTTCCTGCGGGAGTGGCGATCAGGCGATCCGCATCCTGGCGGTGGAGACGGCCGACGAAGCAGGACTGGCCGCGTTCGATGGAGATGCACCGGCCGACATATTGATCGGCGCGGGGCGCGCAGAAACCTTGAAGCTCGCCAACCAGCGAGAGGCGGCGACACCGGGCGCGCCGGTTCGTGTGCAACGCGAGGACTGGCATGACCTTGGCGCGGCAATCGCGATCGCCGATCCGGCTTTTGATCTCAGCACCCCGCTCAAAGGCCCGTTCCGGGCATTACCGATTGATGATGTCGAGACGGCCACCGCCGCGCTTAAGCTCGCCCGGCTCGCCAATCTCCTGCCAGCGGTGTTCGTGACACCGGGCGGAGCGGATGATGCAATCGCGCTTGCCGATATCGATAGCTATGACGATCCCAATGACCTGGTGATCGCGGCGCGGGCGCGCTTACCGGTGGCAGCGGCCGAGCAGGCAGAAATTATCGCCTTTCGCCACCGCGCCGATGCCGCCGAACATGTCGCACTGATAATCGGCGAACCCAATGGCTCCGCACCGCTTGTCCGCATTCATTCCGAATGCCTGACCGGCGATGTGCTGACCTCTCTCAAATGCGATTGCGGGCCGCAGCTCACCGGCGCCATGGCCGAAATGGCGGAACAGGGCTGGGGCATCCTCCTCTATCTGCGCCAGGAAGGGCGCGGTATCGGTCTGGTCAACAAGCTGCGCGCCTATGCGCTGCAGGATCAGGGCTTCGACACGGTCGATGCGAACACGCGCCTCGGCTTTGCAGTCGACGAACGCGATTTCGGGATTGCCGCCCGGATGCTGGCCCTGCTTGGCCAGGATCGGGTGCGCCTGATGACCAATAATCCGGACAAGAGTGCGGGATTATCGGCAGCCGGTATCACGGTCGAAGAGCAGGTCGCCCATCGCCACGGCGAAAATCCGCATAATGAGAAATATCTGGCAACCAAGCGCGACCGCACCGGCCACCAGCTCTAG
- a CDS encoding DUF3576 domain-containing protein: MFRLHHAAIAALLPLSLAACGGGDRPSNTLAPAQVSTIGVNSYLWRASLETLSFMPMAQVDSAGGVIVTDWYANPAAPTERMKLTVTILDRDLRADALSVAASRQLYNGTQWLEAPVQAATVQQLEAIILTRARELRRSTVIG, translated from the coding sequence ATGTTCCGTTTGCACCACGCCGCTATTGCCGCCCTCCTTCCGCTGAGCCTGGCAGCCTGTGGCGGTGGGGACCGTCCGTCCAATACTTTGGCTCCGGCACAGGTCTCCACAATCGGCGTAAACAGCTATCTTTGGCGCGCGTCGCTCGAGACTTTGTCCTTCATGCCGATGGCCCAGGTTGATTCGGCTGGCGGGGTTATTGTCACCGATTGGTATGCCAATCCGGCAGCGCCAACCGAGCGGATGAAACTGACGGTTACGATCCTCGATCGCGATCTGCGCGCCGACGCGCTGTCCGTAGCCGCGTCGCGCCAGCTCTATAACGGCACCCAATGGCTCGAAGCGCCGGTACAGGCAGCAACCGTCCAACAGCTTGAGGCTATCATCCTCACCCGCGCGCGCGAACTGCGTCGCAGCACCGTAATCGGCTAA
- a CDS encoding Trm112 family protein, producing MTSATPLDPELLAILVCPVTRTPLRYDREADELISEAAGLAYPIRDGVPVMLVEEARKLGASR from the coding sequence ATGACCAGCGCCACTCCGCTCGACCCTGAACTTCTCGCCATACTCGTCTGCCCGGTAACCCGGACACCGCTGCGCTATGATCGCGAGGCGGATGAGTTGATCTCCGAGGCAGCAGGATTGGCCTATCCGATCCGCGATGGCGTCCCGGTGATGCTCGTTGAAGAAGCGCGCAAGCTGGGCGCAAGCCGCTAG